Within Candidatus Saccharibacteria bacterium, the genomic segment GGAGAATTAGAAGAGGAGCTTGCCGCTTAAACTTGCGGGGCTTCGTGAAAGGGGACATCGGCCAGCGTTGAGCCAGCTGGCGGTACATCTGTTGGGCTTGGAGGTACCGGCTGAACTTCGGGGCGAAGGATACTGTTTACTATTTTGTCGACAGTGTCTTCCGTCATCATCGCCTTCACGCTGTAGCCGGAAATACCAAGGTCGCGTAAGTCTTTGGGTGCTTCCGTTTCATTGAGATTCGATATGACATAGACGGGGATATTTTTACCCCATTCGCTGGCACGCATAGTTGCTAGCACCTGTCCGCCGGATATATCAGGGATCATAAGATCTAGTAAAACTAGGTCAGGCATTTCTTTCTGTATAAAATATAGGCCGGTTATGCCATTGTAGGCGACATAACAGGTGTAACCCAGCAGCTCGAGTCGAGTTTTGTATATTTCAGCAAGCGCCGTGTTATCCTCGACAATGATAATATTCTTAGAGGCATATTGTTGATTCATAGGCTTGATTGTAGTACAGACGCTAGCCATTTGCTAATATAAAGTAAGTATCAGTTTTAGAGAGGAGAGAAAATGTCAGAATCCGTCAGGACGTGGGGTTTAATTGGACAAGGAAACATTGGCCGTGAGCTCGAACGCCAGATTGGACAACCGCATGTGGCAAAAAGACTCGGCCTGCAACCGCGACCGGCAATGATTGTAGAAGCAAACGGCATAATGGACGCCGACGGCGTGCTCAACCCTTCCCTAGTGTTTGCAGACGCGGATTTACCAGATGTGCTTTTTTTGGCCATACCCTCTGGAGGTGATGGCAAACTAGCCCATGGCTACACATCGACCATACTGCAAAAAGGCAAGCTTGCCGTGACTGCCGAAAAAGCAGCCCTCTCACATTTCTTCTCAGATCTCAAAATCGCCTCAGACAACTTCAGCCGATTTGGCATCACCGCAAGCGTGGGTGGCGGTACGCGTATGCTTCGACTCGCCGAACAGTACAACATAGACCAGGCAAATATTACCGAAATGCATGCCGTTCTCAACGGTACACTCACTGCCATAATGAGTGAGGTTGCGCCTGTAGCTGGCACGCCGTTGCCACTTGAGGAAGCCGTTTCTAACGCCGTCGCTGCAGGGTTCGCAGAACCGGGCGCCGACTCACCGCAAGCGGTGCTCCGCGGTGAGGCTGAGGGAGATATTCCAAAAAAAATGTCCATCATTTATAACTTCTTGAAACTTGGCGAGAGTGTAATCAGCTCAGACGATCTTGCGTTTTCCCTTTCCGACGAAGATATCAACGCCGCTGTTTCCGCTACTGAGCCTCACCGCTTCATCGTTTCATTCTACCCAGTAGCGAACGCTCCGCAAAAAGTTGAGCGTTTCGGCGGTTTTGAAAAGGTCATCGATAGTTGGAAATTGGTCGCTGGTTTTCGCGCACTCAGTGACAACCCGCTTTTTGCTAGTTTTGCACCACTCAGCGCAGCTGGAAACGGTCTGGTGATTGGTCTTGGCCCAAACCTCAGCGACGGTATATACACAGTGACCGGTCCAGGCGCGGGAGTACAACCAACTGTAAATGCCATGATAGATGACTATGTTCGACTCAGCCGCGCTGGAGCCGACCAATGATCGTGATGAAGTTTGGCGGTACTTCTGTGGGGAGTGCTGAACGTATTCGAGAAGTGGCAAAACTAGTCGCTCGGTACCGGGATCGCCATCCCGCCGTTGTTACTTCTGCAATGACACAAATCACGAATCAGCTTGAAGACATGGCTCGGCTCGCGGTAACAGGTAACCGCAAGCGCGTCATTGCAACAAAACTAGCTGCTCTCAAGGCCGCACACGATGAAGCTATCACCGGGCTGGAGCTTGAACCATCGGCCGAAGCAGATCTGCGAGAAATTATTAATTCAAAAATCGTCATACTCGGCAACATACTAAAAAGCGTGACCGCCCTAGGGGAGCTCACGCCACGCGGACGCGACCTAATACTATCTTTTGGTGAGCGCCTGTCTATTCACTTGGTTGCAGCGGCGCTTAATAACCAAGGTGTCCCAGCGGTAGCCGTAAACGCGACCGATTTTTTGCTAACAGACGATAACTTCAATGATGCACAGCCTCAACTACTACCATCCAAAAAGAAAGCGCAGAAGCTGTTGTTGCCTCTTATTGAAGCCGGGACTGTCCCCGTCGTGACGGGTTTTATAGGCGCAACACGCGACGGTGTCACCACCACACTTGGGCGGGGTGGTTCCGATTTTTCGGCAACCATCTTAGGCTACTGCTTAGACGCTGAGGAAGTCTGGATCTGGACTGATGTCGATGGCGTCATGACAAGCGACCCACGCACGGTGCCGGATGCTCGCTCCATAGAACGTATGTCCTACGAAGAAGCCTCCGAACTCTCCTACTTTGGAGCAAAAGTTATCCACCCACGCACCATGACCCCAACAGCCGAACTCGGCATACCCATTGTTATAAAAAATACCATGAACCCAAGCCACCCGGGCACGCAAATCACGCCAGCTGGCGACCAAGATACAACTGGCGCCAAAGCCGTTTCACTCATGAAGAACCTAGCCATGATTACCATACAGGGAAAAGGTATGCGTGGCGTCTATGGGACTGCTGCAAGGGTATTCGACACTCTTGCCGCTGCACGGGTAAACATACTGTTTATATCGCAGGCATCTTCAGAAAACAACATTACGCTCGTCGTTGAAAAATCGGCCGGTAAAGCTGCGACTCGCGCATTGCGCCAAACATTTGCCACCGAAGTTCGGGCTAAGCGGATAGATTTTGTAGAATACCAGACAGGCGTATCACTGATAGCAGTTGTTGGTACGGGCATGCGGCACCACATGGGTATGGCAGGACATATTTTTAGTGCACTAGGTCGTGGCGGCGTGAATGTCATTGCCATTGCTCAGGGGTCATCCGAGCTAAACATAACCATGGTTGTACGTGATACAGACGACGCCGTAGCCTTGCAGTGTATTCACGATGAGCTGTACGGTAGCCAGAAAGGAGATCACTCATGAATACTTACCGAGCAGCCGTGCTCGGCGCAACCGGTATGGTGGGTCAACGGTTTATTTCCCTACTCGAAAATCACCCGTGGTTCCATGTGACGACCGTCGCAGCCTCACCACGTTCTGCCGGAAGGACCTACAGCGAAGCCGTCGGCAATCGTTGGGCTATGAGCACTTCTATCCCAACAGAGATTGCCGAGCTGGAAGTACTTGCAGTTGAAGCCGATATTTTACAAATTACCCAAGCCGTCGATGTCGTTTTTTGCGCACTCGACATGGAAAAAGAAGACATTCGGCGCATAGAGGTAGCCTACGCAGCAGCAGGAGTGGCGGTCATCTCAAACAACTCCGCCCACCGTTGGACGCATGACGTACCGATGATAATGCCAGAGGTCAATCCCGAGCACGCTGCACTGATAGACGCTCAGCGGAAAAACCACGCCTGGTCAACCGGCTTCATTGCCGTTAAGCCAAACTGCTCCATTCAGTCCTATGTAACTGTCTTAACCGCGCTTAGCTCGTTCCAGCCAGTAGGAGTCGGTGTCACTAGCCTCCAGGCCATTTCCGGTGCTGGCAAGACCTTTGCAACGTGGCCAGATATGGTAGACAACGTCATTCCCTTCATTGGGGGCGAAGAAGAAAAGTCCGAGAAAGAACCAATGAAAATTTGGGGCTCGTTAACGAAGGATAAGATTGAGCTTGCCACAAGCCCGGTGATTAATGCGACATGTATCCGTGTCCCAGTTAGCGATGGCCACATGGCATCAGTTCAAGTAGTTTTCGATGGTTCGCCTACGAAAGAAGACATTGTCAAAGCCGTAACAAAGTTTCGCAGTCCCCTGACTGCGCTCGGCCTGCCTTCAGCGCCAAAACAGCTCATCCAGTACTTCGAGGATACTAGCCGACCACAAACAAAACTCGACCGCGATTACGAAAACGGCATGGGCGTCAGTATGGGTCGCCTCCGCCAGATTAGCGAGCATGACTGGCAGTTTGTCGCCCTCGCACACAACACCGTTCGCGGTGCGGCCGGTGGTGCCATCCTCATGGCCGAACTCCTTGCCGCCAAGGGGTATATTGTCAATCGTACCTAGTATGAAGCAGCCCGATAACTATTCCGGCATTGTTTTGCGCGGCAACCAATATGGTCGGACGCTGGGGTTCCCTACGGCTAATTTTGACGCTGACATTTTAAAGCATGTCGAGCAAGAAGGTGTTTACGCCTGCTCCGTTCACCTGGGATCGCAGTTTTACAGGGGCGCACTTTACCTGGGGCCAAGAATTGTGCTGCACGAAACAAAACGGGTTTTGGAAATTCATATCCTAGACTTTAACCAGGATATCTACGGCCAAACGCTCTCATTCCAACTCGGTCGCTTCATCCGACCCCCACTGGATTTTGATGGTCTGGGCGCCCTCAAGGCACAATTTGCCGCTGACATCGCCGCTGTTAAGCAAGCAACCCAGTAGTAACCCGAGCACAGATTAAACGCTGAGTTGTAAAGCTCGCCGCCCATGGAGGCTTCGCTCGTTTGCTTTGCCCATTGTGGAAAAAATAAGGATTATCGGTGGAACTTATGCCAAACTGAGGTTATAGTAGTAAGCATGACCAATTCTCAAGATCCAACCAAAACAGCCGCTTGGCAGAAGCTGACTGAACAGTATGCAGGCCTCCAGGACAGCCTACGCGTGCTGTTTACAGCAGACCCGACGCGCGGCCAGCGACTCGCCAAACAAGCTGGAGATATCTATCTAGATTACTCCAAAAACTACGTTACCGACCATACGATGACCATGCTTTTTGAGCTAGCGCAGCAATGCCAGGTAGAGGAGCTGCGTGATGCCATGTTCGCCAGCGAGAAAATCAATACCACAGAGAATCGTGCCGTCCTGCACACCGCGCTCCGCAACCAATCAAACGTCCCCGTGTACGTCGACGGCCAAGATGTCATGCCAGAAATCCGCCGCGTTCTTCAACATATGAGAGAGTTTAGCGTGGCGGTTCGAAGCGGTGAATGGAAAGGACACACCGGCAAACGCATTCGCCATATAGTAAATATCGGTATAGGTGGCTCAGACCTTGGCCCCGTTATGGTCACCGAGGCGCTGAAATTTTACAGCGATAGCAACCTTCATATGCATTTTGTTTCAAACATAGACGGAACACACATAGAACAAACACTACAAGGGCTCGACCCAGCAGAAACACTTTTCATTATTGCCAGCAAAACTTTCACCACTGACGAAACAATGACAAATGCTGCGAGCGCTCGCGGCTGGCTGGTAGAAAAACTCGGCAGCAGCGATGCAGTGCAGAAGCATTTTGTGGCACTAAGCACCAACACTGATGAAGTCAAGAAATTTGGTATAGACCCTGCCAACATGTTTGAGTTTTGGGACTGGGTTGGCGGCCGCTACAGCCTAACAAGCGCTATTGGCCTCAGTATTATGCTCGCCATTGGTCCAGATAACTTCGACGACCTGCTGCGTGGTTTTTATACTATGGATGAACACTTTCGAACGGCACCGCTCGAGCAAAACCTCCCGGTCATTCTTGCGATGATAGGCATATGGAATACTAACTTTCATGGGGCAGAAACGGAAGCCATTCTGCCATACGACCAGTATCTATACCGCTTCCCAGCCTATTTCCAACAAGGCAATATGGAAAGTAATGGCAAAAGCACGCGCAAAGACGGCAGCCCCGTCACTTACGTAACAGGTCCCATCATATGGGGAGAACCAGGCACAAACGGCCAGCACGCATTTTATCAGCTTATCCATCAAGGAACGAGGCTCATCCCTTGCGATTTTATTGGCTTCGCTAAGTCACTGAACGACCCCGATGGCCGCGGCACACACCACCATAAACTAATGGCAAATATGTTCGCGCAGGCTCAGGCACTTGCTTTCGGTAAAACTGCCGATGAAGTCCGCGCCGAGGGAGTACCAGCAGAGCTTGTGCCACACAAAACCTTCTCCGGCAATCGCCCCAGTAACACCATACTGATTCCAAAACTGACACCCAACTCACTTGGCCAACTAATCTCCCTCTATGAACACAAGATTTTTGTGCAAGGTGCCATATGGGGTATAGACAGTTTCGATCAATGGGGGGTCGAACTCGGCAAAGTCCTGGCTAAAGATATCGCCTCGCACTTGAGCGAGGGAACAACGACTAGCTATGATTCATCAACAGCTGCGCTCATCGAGAAGTGGCGTCAGCAACAATAGCTTCTTCACCGCTTACAACTAGATCCAACTCTACGTCGTGAGGTTCGTGGGGGAGAACTCCGAGCTCTGCCCAGGCGTAGGCTAGACCGATTTTTTGGGCTTGTGGCTGAGTCGCAAGCCAGCGGTCGTACCAGCCGCCACCCATTCCCAGACGAAAGTTTTCTCTGTCAAAGCCGACCACCGGCACAAAAATGATATCGAACT encodes:
- a CDS encoding response regulator, encoding MNQQYASKNIIIVEDNTALAEIYKTRLELLGYTCYVAYNGITGLYFIQKEMPDLVLLDLMIPDISGGQVLATMRASEWGKNIPVYVISNLNETEAPKDLRDLGISGYSVKAMMTEDTVDKIVNSILRPEVQPVPPSPTDVPPAGSTLADVPFHEAPQV
- a CDS encoding riboflavin kinase — encoded protein: MKQPDNYSGIVLRGNQYGRTLGFPTANFDADILKHVEQEGVYACSVHLGSQFYRGALYLGPRIVLHETKRVLEIHILDFNQDIYGQTLSFQLGRFIRPPLDFDGLGALKAQFAADIAAVKQATQ
- the pgi gene encoding glucose-6-phosphate isomerase yields the protein MTNSQDPTKTAAWQKLTEQYAGLQDSLRVLFTADPTRGQRLAKQAGDIYLDYSKNYVTDHTMTMLFELAQQCQVEELRDAMFASEKINTTENRAVLHTALRNQSNVPVYVDGQDVMPEIRRVLQHMREFSVAVRSGEWKGHTGKRIRHIVNIGIGGSDLGPVMVTEALKFYSDSNLHMHFVSNIDGTHIEQTLQGLDPAETLFIIASKTFTTDETMTNAASARGWLVEKLGSSDAVQKHFVALSTNTDEVKKFGIDPANMFEFWDWVGGRYSLTSAIGLSIMLAIGPDNFDDLLRGFYTMDEHFRTAPLEQNLPVILAMIGIWNTNFHGAETEAILPYDQYLYRFPAYFQQGNMESNGKSTRKDGSPVTYVTGPIIWGEPGTNGQHAFYQLIHQGTRLIPCDFIGFAKSLNDPDGRGTHHHKLMANMFAQAQALAFGKTADEVRAEGVPAELVPHKTFSGNRPSNTILIPKLTPNSLGQLISLYEHKIFVQGAIWGIDSFDQWGVELGKVLAKDIASHLSEGTTTSYDSSTAALIEKWRQQQ
- the asd gene encoding aspartate-semialdehyde dehydrogenase produces the protein MNTYRAAVLGATGMVGQRFISLLENHPWFHVTTVAASPRSAGRTYSEAVGNRWAMSTSIPTEIAELEVLAVEADILQITQAVDVVFCALDMEKEDIRRIEVAYAAAGVAVISNNSAHRWTHDVPMIMPEVNPEHAALIDAQRKNHAWSTGFIAVKPNCSIQSYVTVLTALSSFQPVGVGVTSLQAISGAGKTFATWPDMVDNVIPFIGGEEEKSEKEPMKIWGSLTKDKIELATSPVINATCIRVPVSDGHMASVQVVFDGSPTKEDIVKAVTKFRSPLTALGLPSAPKQLIQYFEDTSRPQTKLDRDYENGMGVSMGRLRQISEHDWQFVALAHNTVRGAAGGAILMAELLAAKGYIVNRT
- a CDS encoding aspartate kinase, whose amino-acid sequence is MMKFGGTSVGSAERIREVAKLVARYRDRHPAVVTSAMTQITNQLEDMARLAVTGNRKRVIATKLAALKAAHDEAITGLELEPSAEADLREIINSKIVILGNILKSVTALGELTPRGRDLILSFGERLSIHLVAAALNNQGVPAVAVNATDFLLTDDNFNDAQPQLLPSKKKAQKLLLPLIEAGTVPVVTGFIGATRDGVTTTLGRGGSDFSATILGYCLDAEEVWIWTDVDGVMTSDPRTVPDARSIERMSYEEASELSYFGAKVIHPRTMTPTAELGIPIVIKNTMNPSHPGTQITPAGDQDTTGAKAVSLMKNLAMITIQGKGMRGVYGTAARVFDTLAAARVNILFISQASSENNITLVVEKSAGKAATRALRQTFATEVRAKRIDFVEYQTGVSLIAVVGTGMRHHMGMAGHIFSALGRGGVNVIAIAQGSSELNITMVVRDTDDAVALQCIHDELYGSQKGDHS